A segment of the Catenuloplanes nepalensis genome:
GCCGGAGCCGACGAAGACGCCCTCCGCGCCGAGCTGCATCATCATCGCGGCGTCGGCCGGCGTGGCGATGCCGCCCGCGGTGAACAGCACGACCGGCAGCTTGCCGGTCTCGGCGACCTCCCTGACCAGCTCGTACGGCGCCTGAAGCTCCTTCGCCGCGACGTAGAGCTCGTCCTCCGGCAGCGACGTGAGCCGCTTGATCTCGCCGCGAATCCTCCGCATGTGCGTGGTCGCGTTGGAGACGTCGCCGGTGCCGGCCTCGCCCTTGGAGCGGATCATCGCGGCGCCCTCGGTGATGCGGCGCAGCGCCTCGCCCAGGTTGGTCGCGCCGCAGACGAACGGCACCGTGTAGGCCCACTTGTCGATGTGGTTCGCGTAGTCGGCCGGGGTCAGCACCTCGGACTCGTCGATGTAGTCCACGCCGAGTGCCTGCAGCACCTGCGCCTCGACGAAGTGACCGATACGCACCTTCGCCATGACCGGGATCGACACGGCCGCGATGATGCTCTCGATCATGTCCGGGTCGCTCATCCGGGAGACGCCGCCCTGTGCGCGGATGTCCGCGGGCACCCGCTCCAGCGCCATGACCGCCACGGCACCGGCGTCCTCCGCGATCTTCGCCTGCTCCGCCGTGACCACGTCCATGATCACGCCGCCCTTGAGCATCTCGGCCATGCCACGCTTCACGCGGGCACTGCCGACAACGGGCTGGCCTGGGTTTTCAGTGGCGGGATTCTCGGACACGGGATGCTCCTCGGGAGTGTTGACGACGCAGCGAATGGTACGCGCGGGTGGTTGCCCCACCGACGTCCAATCGGCCCCCCAGTGGCCTGCGCAACGTGCCCGCCCCGCCGTCCACCACCCCGAACCGGCCCCCACACATCCGACATGTCGGTTTCTCCGATCGGCCGGCGCGGCACTGAGCCGCAGGCATAGCGGCGAACGCGACCACCAGGGGTTTCGGTGACCAGCGTCGGCACCGGCTCCGACGCGGCGACCGGAGCGGCGGCGGAGGCCGCCGCGGGTTTGCCCGCGGGAGCAAACGGGCCGTACCACGCCGGGAGCGGGAAGATGATCTTTTGCGACGGCCGCGTCAGTGCCGCGCGTGCGACTCCGTGGGTGCCTCGCGCGGCGTGAGCTGGCGCGGGGGCTCGGTGAGCGAGGGCGTCAGCGTGGGCTCGTCGATGTCGAAGTAGCGCGGGCGGTCGTGGCCGCGGGCCATGCCGAAGACGCGGACCAGCGGGCGGTCCCGGTTGATCAGCGCGTCGCGGACCGAGTCCGTGTAGACCTGGCGGGCGAGCGCGACCCGGCGGCTGGCCGCGACGACCGGCTCGGCGGTGGCCAGGTCCGCGGTCGGCGCGAGGCGGCGCAGCTGGCGCGTGAGGTCGTTCTCCGCTGCCTCGCGCTCGCCGGAGTCCGCGCCGGTGCCGAGCCGGTAGTCGCGGCCGTCGATGCGCGAGCCGGCGTCGAGCGCGATCCGCGCGGCCGCGTAGAGCTCGACCACGTCGAGCTGCTCGGCCAGCACGGCCGCGGCCGCGGCGCGGCGGAGCAGGTGGGCGTCGAGCGCGGCCGCGGCCGAGGTTGCCCGCGCGTGCAGGCGTTCGACGCGCCGGTCGGTCCAGACGAGGTAGGCCGCGAGGAGCGAGAGCACCACGGCCGCGCCGGCCCACCACCACAGGTGCGTCACTCGATCACCTGCGGCGCTTCCAGGACGCGGCCGTCCGTGGCCTCGATCGCGGTCTCGTAGACCTCGAGCACGCGGCGGGCGACCGACGGCCAGTCGTACGCGTCGACGGCGCGGCGCGCGAGCGCGGAGAGCTCGGCCCGGCGGTCCGCGTCGTCGAGCAGCGTGGCCAGCGCGTTCTCCAGCGCTGCCGCGTCGCCGACCGGGAAGAGCACGGCGGCGCGCCCGTTGTCGACGACCCGGCGGAACGCGTCGAGGTCGCTGGCCACGATCGCGGCGCCCGCGGCCATCGCCTCGGTCAGGATCATGCCGAACGACTCGCCGCCGGTGTTCGGCGCCACGTAGACGTCGACGCTGCGCAGCATGCGCGGTTTGTCCTCCTCGGACACCATGCCGAGGAAGCACACGCGATCGTGCAGCTCTGCCGGGATCTTCTCCAGTAGGTCGGACCTGTCGCCTGGGCCGGCCACCAGCAGTCGCAGGCCGGGCCGCGACCGGGCCAGCGAGATCCACGCCTGGCGCAGGATCGGGAAGCCCTTGCGCGGCTCGGTGAACCGGCCCAGGAAGCCTATCGCGCCGCCGGGGCCGGGCCAGCCGTCCAGCGGCTCCGCGTCCGCGAACTTCGCCACGGCCACGCCGTTCGGGATCTCCACCGCGCCGCCGTCCAGGTGCTCGACCTGCACGCGGCGGGCCAGCGCGCTCACCGCGATCCGCGCGGTCACCCTCTCCAGCACGATCTGCAGCGCGCCCTGCACCGCGGCGAGCGCGCGGGACCGGGTCATCGCGGTGTGGAACGTGGCCACCACCGGGCCGTCCGCGTTCAGCACGGCCAGCAGCGACAGGCTCGGCGTGAGCGGTTCGTGCACGTGCAGCACGTCGAAGTGGCCGCGGGCCAGCCAGCGCCGGACCCGGGCCGTGGAGACCGGGCCGAACGAGATGCGCGCGACCGACCCGTTGTACGGCAGCGGGACCGCCCGCCCGGCCGCGACCACGTACGGCGGCAGCGGCGAGTCCTCGTCCGCGGGGGCCAGCACGCTCACCTCGTGGCCGAGACTGATCAGCGCCTCGGCCAGGTCCATCACGTGGTTCTGCACACCGCCCGGCACGTCGAAGGAGTACGGGCACACGATGCCGATCCGCACTCGTTACCCCCTCAGGCCATTGCTTGCGCGGGCTCGTCGACCCACACCCGCTGCAGCATGTGCCAGTCCTCCGGGTGCTCGGCGATGCCCTTCGCGAGGCGGTCCGCGATCTGCTGGGTCAGGAACCGCACCTTCTCGTCCAGCGTGCCCTGGTCCGGCACCGGGATCGGGCCGACCAGCCGGCCGTGGGCGGTTCCGTCCGGGTCGTTCCACATCTGCACCACGTAGAGCGGCGCTCCGGTACGCACGGCCAGCAGCGCCGGACCGCCGGGCATCTTGGCCCGGCCGCCGAAGAACGTCACGTCGATGCCGCGCTTGGACAGGTCCCGGTCCGCGAGCAACGGCACGATGTAGCCGTCGTTGAGCTTCTCGGCCAGCAGGTCGAGCGGGGACCGGTCACTGCCGCTGGTCGGGATGATCTCCATGCCGAGTGCCCGCCGGAACGCCAGGAACTGCTGGTAGACGCCTTCCGGTTTGAGCCGCTCGGCGACCGTTATCAGCTTCCAGCCGTTCGCGACGGCCCAGGCGCCGGCCGCCTCCCAGTTGCCGCCGTGCGGCAGCGCCAGGATGACGCCGTTGCCGGAGGTCGCCTCCCGGGCCAGGTCCTCCACCCGGTCGAAGCGGA
Coding sequences within it:
- the pdxS gene encoding pyridoxal 5'-phosphate synthase lyase subunit PdxS; amino-acid sequence: MSENPATENPGQPVVGSARVKRGMAEMLKGGVIMDVVTAEQAKIAEDAGAVAVMALERVPADIRAQGGVSRMSDPDMIESIIAAVSIPVMAKVRIGHFVEAQVLQALGVDYIDESEVLTPADYANHIDKWAYTVPFVCGATNLGEALRRITEGAAMIRSKGEAGTGDVSNATTHMRRIRGEIKRLTSLPEDELYVAAKELQAPYELVREVAETGKLPVVLFTAGGIATPADAAMMMQLGAEGVFVGSGIFKSGNPAQRAAAVVKATTFYDDPDVIAKVSRGLGEAMVGINVDDIPVPHRLQERGW
- a CDS encoding glycosyltransferase family 4 protein, with product MRIGIVCPYSFDVPGGVQNHVMDLAEALISLGHEVSVLAPADEDSPLPPYVVAAGRAVPLPYNGSVARISFGPVSTARVRRWLARGHFDVLHVHEPLTPSLSLLAVLNADGPVVATFHTAMTRSRALAAVQGALQIVLERVTARIAVSALARRVQVEHLDGGAVEIPNGVAVAKFADAEPLDGWPGPGGAIGFLGRFTEPRKGFPILRQAWISLARSRPGLRLLVAGPGDRSDLLEKIPAELHDRVCFLGMVSEEDKPRMLRSVDVYVAPNTGGESFGMILTEAMAAGAAIVASDLDAFRRVVDNGRAAVLFPVGDAAALENALATLLDDADRRAELSALARRAVDAYDWPSVARRVLEVYETAIEATDGRVLEAPQVIE
- a CDS encoding phosphatidylinositol mannoside acyltransferase — its product is MSGLAEFGFRAGWKVVQWLPESVAIRLFHAGADRATKKRGKGVERLRANLRRVKPHLSEEEMDALVKQGMRSYARYWSDTFRLHTRTPEEHRRRFRFDRVEDLAREATSGNGVILALPHGGNWEAAGAWAVANGWKLITVAERLKPEGVYQQFLAFRRALGMEIIPTSGSDRSPLDLLAEKLNDGYIVPLLADRDLSKRGIDVTFFGGRAKMPGGPALLAVRTGAPLYVVQMWNDPDGTAHGRLVGPIPVPDQGTLDEKVRFLTQQIADRLAKGIAEHPEDWHMLQRVWVDEPAQAMA